The nucleotide window CCAATACAATTTAACTTGGCCTTTCTGTTCCTACATCTGATAGTCTTACCTCCCATCACTGCTTTTGCACCAATTATCCTTCATGCCTAAAATACATTCACAGCATCCTTTTCTTCAAGATGTAGCTCAAGTACGACCCAAGGTGAAATCTCTTCTGACTTCTCTACTGACAGTAACTTCCTTCTCAAACTACCTTTGTTAGTTTGAGGCAGCTAAGGGACACCATAGTGCACATAGTGCCTGAACtcagaaagacccaaattcaaagtGGCCTCACACACTGactgtaatcctggacaagtctacctgacttgtttgcctcagtttcctcatctgtaaaatttaaaattaacctctgatattgtgaggatcaaatgataataaaacttctagcacagtgactggcacatagtaagtgctatataaatgttagctatttaaccactttacatttatttcattttatatttattctgcatatacttGTGCATGTCATTTTCTCTCTTCactagaatgcaagctccttgttGGGATTGTTTCATTTACAATATTTGTATCTGCCAACACTTGGCAAAATGCTTGGTAACACTTTTTGGATGGCAGAATGCATATCTCTTGATTGAGGCACTGTGGTACTACTGGAGCAATCTTATTCTCAAAAAACCCAGAATCTCGGCAAGGAATAGGAGATCAGAAGGCAGGTTGCAACTGCTCTCTGAGAAACTAGAAGAAAACAAGCCTGGAGAATGAGTAGTCTGCTAAGAGGTGTTTCTGTACAGTTTGAATCCTGGCCAACAGCAATGTTCCATAATGCACGGTAGACAAGAGCATTGCCCTTTCAACAAATCTAGGCTAGGGGATGACCCAGCACTCTTTACTGGGCCTTGTGTTTTGAAACAGAAAGAAGCAATGGCCTTCAGGGCTCTAAAGGCAGGCCTTACCTTGTTCCTGttccttctgcttcttcttctccAGTTTTCGCTCCTTTACACTTCTTAGCTTGGCCTTGCCAATTCCTCCTGCCTGGCGGATTGACTCTAGTAGGGTTGCCCGTCCACTGGAAGGATCCACGACTTCCTTGGGCGGTACATGAACTGGAActaagaggaggagagagagcaaaCTTCAAAATGGGTCAGCCATCTACTTGCTTATAGCCTAACCTCTGAAGGAGAGACTGCTCACTTTTGCTACCTAGTAAATGAAGTTTAAAGTCCCACccacaaataaataatttcttgttCATCAAAAAAATGGAATCTGTTAAAAACTGGTATTCATTAATGGTGTGcttagcaatatatatatatatatataaaatcaggaTCTACATCCCCCTTTCCCCCAGTTCCACCATGAGCAATGTCCCTTTGTTTGGAAGAGGTAACGTTTGTGAAAAGAAACAGTAGTAAACGTGTCGTTTGAGGCCACTGGATTAGATGAAAGTGTCCACAGCCCTTATGAATTTGACTTTGGCGGGCCTTTAACTCCTTCTCGTCCCAACTGCCAGGGTTAAAGTCACTTATTGGTACCTGAAGGGGACACACTGCTGCTGTCCACACTGGCTGGCTGGACTGAGGTGAGCTGGGGCagaggtgggggtggaggtgcACTGACCGACACTTCGGGGGccggtggaggaggaggaggtggcggTGGAGGCGGTGGAGGTGCTACTAATGCATCACCATCTAgttctgaaataaaaaatgtatacttcAGTTGggaccagaaaaaaaatgtatgaatACCTACCTCACCCTGTACTCAAAATACCTGGCTTGAATGGCTCAGCAAGCTCAGTGTTGAAGGTGGGCAACTCAGGAATGGTGCCAGGGGCAGAAGGTGCTATGCCAGGGCCTAGGTCAGCACTGTACATGAGGTCATCGGCAATGCCAGGAAGGTCAGGCAGGTAGGATGGTACATCAATCTCAGGCACCTGGCCCAGATCTGGTACATAAAAATAATTCTCTGCAACCTAAAAGAGCAAACAGGAGGTGGGGAGATTATATTTGCCTGGGATCAGACAGAACGAACTAGGTGGACATCCCTTCTTTCCACCAAAAGAAAGCATAGTAGCTTGAATTTATTCATATAAACTTTGCTTCACCACCATGTTCACAGTGTTCCTGGACTCTTAAGCATCACCCCTGACACACATTACCTGCTGTTCCAGCTGCTCCCTCTTGCTGATGGATAAGGGAGCATCAAACAGCTTCTCAGTCTCTGTCCCTAGTGTCACATGAGTCTTTGTCACAGCCCCAGCCAGAGGATCCAGAAAGACATACTTCTTGTACCTAAGGGACAGAGTAGGCAGAGTTGGCAATGACCTGACTGTATGGTAGGGTTAGCTCCCCTCTTTGCTTCCTCTAGGATCAGGTTTAAATAAAAGAGAGGGGTGTAGAGAGATGAGGCTCTCCTGACTCCTCAAGCTTTCTTACCCCATTGCTGGCCCCACCACCCCCATCCCACCAGACATCAGTTCTGCCCCTTTTCCTCTCCTGTGAGTCATACAGGTTCTCAGTGGTGTTGAAGAGCAGCAAGGAGCTGAGAGAGTTGATGTTGCTGGGGAGGCCCCCAAGTCCTTCCTCGGCCTCATCTTCAGGCTGGGGTCTGGTGCTCACACACACAGGGAAGTACTTCAGTTTTTCCTGAGGATGAAGGGGGTGGTGAGAGATGTAATTGAGCCATAAGTCAACCTATTACTGGGACAGTGCATAGTGACAGCCCTGGTGTTGGGCAGGAACTCTCAGTAATAGCGcgtttatatggcattttaagttttacaaaataatTCTATGATATAGGCAATGAAGTATTGAAATTCTATGATATAGGCAATGAAAGCCCTATGGCCTTAAGTGAGCCACCTTTACAGCTATTTAGCCAGCCAGCTCTCTTCCCAACATGCTCAGCCCAtcatctccctcttctccttccaatGGCACTCTCTTCCCTCTTGGGAGTTCAGACCTGCAGGGCTCTTTCATCTAGGGGTCGGTGCTTGCTCTGGATCTTGTGTCGGATGCGCCTCTGAAACCCAGGATCCTGGGCTCCTGTGAAGATGGAGTTATACTCCTGCAGTCTGTCTGGTGCTGGATACTTGGCACTAGAGAACACCTGTAGGGAGGCAGAGGGGACAGGAAGATGTCTGCTCATAACTCTCAAAGATGGAAGGTTATCTTTCCCTTTGGTGGAACACCCCATAGTGTGTCCTAGAAGTGGTGAAAAATACCCTAGGAAGAAGAGTTAATGGTGGTTATGGAGTACTGTTTCCTAGATAGAATAGGCTGGGAGGCCCAAGGCTTGCCTATGGAGTCAGGATCTCTAGACTGACGGACTGGCGTGGGGTGAGGTGAAGAGACACACTGTGGTGCCTACTACCTTGATTGCTTTCTTGCTGCCCTTGATCTTCTCGATCTTGGCCTGGGCCAAAGAGACTCTCTCTCCAATGACCTGCAGCTGGCTCCGGCTCGTTTCTACTCGTTGGGAAATCCTGCCACAAAGACCAACAACCATGAATGAGAAATTTTTCCAAAAGTTCTTTGTCCCAAATCCTATTTTGGCCCCAGGTTCCAAGACGTTAGGAATGAAGAAGTGTATTCTCTGGGAAGAGCAATATACTTCCCTGGGCTGGCATAGTGCTGCAGATAATTTCTGGAAGGCCGGTTTGGACTTGGGAGCTTTATAAACACTCCCATCTCCTAGGGGCTATATAAAAGGATTTGAGCAGACTTAACTACTACAAGTGGCCAGAAACATCAGAACTTTCCCTATACCTAAAAGATGTCTAACTTTAACAGACTTAAGTAGTACAAATCATAGTTAATGCTGATCTTACAGGATTTTCATACCattcagaaaaagacaatttttcTCAAATACCTACAGAGCTTTCCATGTCCCTAATAGGTTTCAGTATCTCCTTACACCAATTCAAAAGAAGTTCAAACATAACTAAGTGACCTCCCATTTGCTTCCTGCAATCCTGTGCTAGAGTTTGTTTTAGCCAAACTAGTCtattagctattccccaatctgATCCTGCTATTTCTGTCTTCCATGCATTTCCAAGGTTGACCTTCTTCCTCACACCTCCCATACTTGGAGCACTTCCCTTCATTTCTATCTTCTGGAACCCTCTAAATATGAAAGTAGGACtctcatattgacttagaaaaccacaaattaacattatgttgTTTTGGATAAATTCCTGTTGCCTGCCCCCCATCTAACTCCTGGAATCCAGAATGCATGCCAGGCTTACCTATAGACTGGTTGACTGCTTTCATACAGAGGTTTTCGATCAAGGATTTCCTTATTTTGTGCAACATCTCCCAATTACACGGAGTTCTATGAGGAACTTCATGTGGTCCACTTCATGAAGTCCTCTCCAGTCTcccaaattaaaatattatcacTGTATCACATTCTTtttagattgtgtgtgtgtgtgtgtgtgtgtgtgtgtattggttccaaggcacgagagtggtaagggcaatgggggttaagtgacttgcccagggtcacacagctaggaagtatctgaggccagatttgaacttgggacctcctgtctctggggaAGCAGATACCTTCTCTGCTATACCACTTGCCTCTTCCCCTCACTTTCTCAACGGGGCACTGGGACTTCTCCATGGATAGAAGTAAATGCAATCAGCTAAGAAATTAAGCTCTAGATTACCTACCTAATCTCCCTCTCACTCCTAATGAGTTGCTTTGATTATTTTTAGACCAAGTGTGTGAAGGAGGGGACTAAGCAGGTTGAATGACTAGCACAGGGTCACAGAGTGTCAAAGGATAggtgaattcaggacttcctaatGGCAccaaagaaatagatttttttcctcagcAGATGAGGGTGGGAGaaggtatactttttttttttccaggatacTCCTTGGTCTTTCTCCTCTTAACTTCCCTAAAAATCTCTGAACCACTTCCTAAAAGATTGAGGAAAGGTACAGCACGAGGTAAAAGGAGGCTCAATTAAAattctgtgtgactttaggcctTTTGAGGCCTcctttcctcagctataaaaggaGGGTCTTGGAATTCATggtttctaaagttccttctacctctaaatacTCTAAACTGCTAGCACTCAAATACAAATTTTCTGACTCCCAAGAGCTCTTTAACACTCTAATTTCCATTGcttcttccttaatttcttttttaatcaaaagatCTTCTGGGATAAACTGACAATGATGACAGAAGAAAGGAAcagaaggctcagtggattgagagtcaggcccagagatgggaggtcctggattcaaatctagcctcagacacttcccagctgtgtgaccctgggcaagtcacttgacccccattgcctagcccttaccactcttctgccttggatagaTGTTTAGTATTgcctctaagatagaaggtaagggttcaaaaataaagaaatggtaaTAAGAATCATAGAACTGATGCAAATGAAGTAAGCAGTGCCAAGAATTATTTCCACAAAACACCTGTAGTTGAATGTTGCAATATTATAAAGAACAAGTTTAGCcttcaaagagaagagaatgacacCTCTACTTTCTCCTTTGCAAAGGTTGGATTGACTGTTTTAGAACACTGCATACAACATCTCATTTTTTTGAATGGCTTTAATAATTCTTCccaccttttaaaaatgtatttgtaagGGATGGCTTTCCAGTGAAGATGAGGAGGGATAGAGAGGAGAAACAAAAGTTcaaaaaagatgttttttaaaaaagaggtgtggggtaaaaaaattgaataaacaaattggagagaCTGTAGAGgtgaagagaataaaaaagaaaggtatcAAGTGGCTTTGAAAATAACCATGGCTAAAGACTAGTCAAGACagcagaaaaaaagggggaagtaCAACCCAGCTCCTACTCCCAAGTAATCTATGatgatctagaacagtgattcccaaagtgggtaccaccgccccctggtgggtgctgcagtgattgccacaggtgcatttatctttcctattaattgctattaaaataaaaaaaatttaatttccagggcgctaagtaatattttttctggaaagggggcggtaggccaaaaaagtttgggaaccactgaagaaGAACACACTAGGCCAAGTCCTGATCAGGAAATTCAAGACAAAAAAATTACAgtgaatcattttttttccagctgAGCTCTGCACAGGAAGACACCTTTGACACTGGAGAAGGGGGAGAGTGTCTAGCCAGGCTGTGCACTGGGGCAAAATGAATACTAGACCCAGCATAGAGACAACTGATGCTGGAGAGAACAGGTTGTGAGTCAAAGATCCAAgacatttgtctgtctgtctctgtttttctcatgaatatgtgtgtgtctctctgtctgtgtgtgatggggaggggagagtggTGTTAGATCTGAGGCTGGGTACTGGATAAGAAACAGTAACAGAAAGAGATGGCAACTGTTTAGCTCTAACCCTAGGAGTGGTAAGAGGTTCAGATCTAGCCCTCTGCCCAGTGTGAAGCCTGCTGCCAAACACCAGAATAGGGATCTCAGGATAACTGGGAGCTTGCAGCTGTCATCAGGGCTGTGTtgtgtttttcagttatgttgtTCAGACCCAAACCCGGCTCAGAAGCTTGCActatgtgaagataggattaactctccccttgcctatttttagctgatcaaattaagaacttaaagtacccctatttaacactaagtaagagagttcacaagtgcTACTAGAGTAAGCCcacacctccaaaggctattgagggggcagtgctaggcaaattgaaagactgccattgatTTCTGTGAAGAAGagggaatgacaggaagtgatTAGAAAACAGGAGTataaagaagagaccagcatggtctggagggattcctttcctggcttctggagagactggttccagagattcattcccttcctgatGTTTGGAGAGATTTATTCTggagattcctttcctggcttggaggagaccttttccctggatcctgggTCCACTTGCTGTGTGAGTGGGAGGCTGTGTTgatggaactctggctgaagacaccacagggacctctggctgaagattaccgagccctgctggggctgagttggacaccagagcagcacttagggtggtaggctagacagTTCTCtatcttcttatatttttccactttcactctttccaaataaagctactaaaagtcattttgaattaCGCTATAATAGTTTCAAATTGGTgactacaatattactttataactttcatatttagcataaaacctaaatttaaactcttacaacCAAAAAGTTACATCTCTTACAGAACTGTATATGATTTTGACATGGGCACTATCGTGTTGTAAGACTGCCTTACAGAAAAGCTTTTTACTTTTTGACCAAATCAATTTTTTAAGACATTTAACACAAACAGCACAGGGTATTCAATTGTCTTACTATAAAAAACATGGTCTGCTTGTAGAATATTAGTTACAACCCTTCTATCTTCAAGGATCTCTTGATGTATATGTGCattgtcataaatattttgtaaagaaaGTAAAGTAGGCATATGGGTTAGAGTTAGTCACTGATATTTTCTTGGTTACTCTGGGGGGGGGTATGGTAGAGAATTTTTAAAGTCTAGAATTTTTTCTGAGTGTGATATCTTCCCCATTTATAGTTATTTTGAGAATCCTACTTAACATCTCAAAATTATATCACCAACGAGTCAGTATTTGAAGGATTACTATGTAAACCTTTTTTTCTCTGGCCCTAGAATATAGTACCAGGAGCAAACAATGGATGTTGCCTTTGAGAACCTATGCTTTCTGTAAGACTTTTTGGAGATTCGTGACTCTAAGAtctaaaatgctatttttatgaTGTTTTAATAAAATGCagattattttacttttgtatatTCTACAATAGATCgctttttgatttttgtcctcatatcaccagtgccttgcacatattaggcttttattaaatttttttgaattaaatAGCTTTTAATTAACTAATCAACTTATTGTTTATAAAGCTGTCACTTTACTTTTCCTTATGCACagattttatggatgaagaaaatgaggctcaaacAGACTAAGTGACAAGTCTGAatttacacagctaataagcgcTGGACCCAGAGCCTGAGACCAAGTCTtctgactagttttctttctaccaCATTGCTTATTTAGAATGGATTTCATGAATTAGGTggaaaggttggactaaattactTCTAAGAATCTTTCTAACTCTAATATCCTATTATTCTAAGATGTAGTATGTTTGTTAAAAACCCTTTCTCATTACTTTATCTTCAAACCTCATATGTCAAGGCAGGAGTGAGGGTCAAAACCcaggtattctgactccaacaacaGAAATAACTCTTGTCTAGCCCCATGACAAAGAAGGCCTTCCATGCACTGTATCCTTCTGGGCCTGATCTCTATTGAGGCTGCCCTACACATTAAGGATGTCCCAGAATGAACTGTGCTAACTCCTCAGCATGCAAGTCACCAAAGCCCAATCCTGTTCTGGTGCTCCCCAAAAGGCCCTTGACTTTTAATCACTggtttctcctctttcctccctcccctcccattctttctttcctatcctCAGGCAAAGAAAAGCTTGAACCTAAGATCTCTTCACCTTCCCCTCCTCAGCTCTTAGGATAATTAAGAACAATCTGCTAATTATGCAAGCAGCTGATTGAGTGTTCTGTAACCTGGTGCACTTCCAGGTGCCAATCACTAGCTAGAGAAGCAGGATAGGTGgtagaagagggggaggagaaaggaaggaaagatatttAGCAATGCTAACTCTACCTTTTTGCATCTTCTCTACTCTCCCTAGAGAAAGTGGCTGTTCCCTCTCAGGAAAAACTAACAGGTAGGGGTGAGAGAAGGAATAAATATATGCAAGTCAATATATTCAAGCTATAAAGCAGAAAAACTGTCCATTCCCTAGTCCCTAACAAAACCATTCCTTATACAAGTCCTGAGGCAATGGAAACCCAGGGACCATAATTTTAGGCCTAGTTTCCGTAGTTAGGCAATAGGATGCTGGTAGAGGAGAGAGATGTGGGTAGGACAGACAAGGAAAGGTTGGAAGAAGCAGAAATCTGGTGAGAATATTTGCGATTCTTTTCATCTCTGTGAAAATCTCTGCTGTTGCATTTTCTAGGCTCTAGTTTACCTAGTCAGAATGAGACCAGGGCAAAGTGTTCCTACCTAAGGGAGATAAAGGGAAATCTAATATcagagatagaagaaagagaaatgttaAGATGGGATAAGAGTATTTATTTTGACTcgaaaattctctctttcccttctacctGTCTCTGTCCTTATAACTACTGAATCCTTGGAGCTTGGAGGCTAAAAGTTGGGAACCACTTAGATGTTGAGATAAAAGGGCATATGGGGAGGGAACTAGCAGAATTGGGGGGTGGGATTAATCTCCACCTCCAAAAGGATTTCTGGACATCCAGATCCATGTTCCTTCTCTGAAAATAGATGAGATAATATCTTACCCCCTGAAAATCAAGGGATCATAGATTGAGCTAAAAGGGAATTCGGAGATCATCAACTGCCAACCccatgattttatagatgaggaaaataaaaggggtaagtgacttgtaaaGCCGAGAATAGAATGAATAAAGATTTATCTATTGGTCTATATTTGTATGTCTTGTATTTTTAAATAGATTGGAAGAAAAGTATCTTACACTTTTCCTTTATATACCTGACCATACCTACCCCAAAGTCCTGGATACATAGCAAATTCTCAATGAATATTTGCTGAGTTGATCTGATCTTTGTAAAATGTCTCAGTTATTGACAGAAAGAAGTCTGGTGTATGGGCttgttctttgagggcaggaattgtttcatttatgTCATAAACTATCTTGTGTTCCCCTGGGCAAACCACATGTCTCCAATTAACATGTACTACTCCTATAAGTTGGCATTGCTACTCTCAGCAGGGAAGACACTTTCCCCTCCAGCTTTCTATTTTGCTGGAAGTTCAAGGTAGAGACTTTTGTCTATTCACTACCTTGCACAGTGCCtgctacatagtaggtgctcattAATTGACCAGATTggacagagttaaaaaaaagcaacccAAGCACCTTTTACTCAAGAGAAAACTGAGTTTAAAAAAGATCAGGTGATGAGCTCAGTCACATTGTTAATTAGTGTcaaaggcagaatctgaactcatatctttctgattctaatctaatactctatccacttaAGGACATAGTGATCACCAGGCTCCAAATTTTGTGATAAATCTAGATAGATCAAACTTCAAACAAAGAGAGGCTGCTAAGTGATATTGGTATAAGAAGAGTTTATAAGTAGCAAAAGAGAGTAAGAAGTATTTCAAATCTTGTCCATTGAATTGAAAGGAGCAACTAGTACTGAAAAGGATGGCCAGAGATAGTGTTGGGGAAAGGAGAAGCCAAATCTCAATGACAGAAGATAAAGAAGCaagacaggaagaaaaacaaaatgtcccATTTCCCTGCCTTTGTACTAAtagtcttccatgcctggaattcactcctTCCTCATTTTGCTTCAGAgaatcttctcttccttcaagctCTACCTCAAGCATTACCCAGTTAGCAGTTTGTTGACTTCCTTGGGCTTCCtattgtgcattttaaaatggctCTAAGTCCTAGGAGACtaaactcccaggactctctgccataactttctcagacacctcctacttcctttgtgggaggtgtgtgaggaaattataagaaaagaGTGTGAcagttttggtgcctttttccccctAGAGGAGGAGTGCTTCTGGAGAGCCTAATTTCCTAGCTTTCCCTAAtctttcctaacctaaataaacccagtttattAATATCCCTATCATCTAGCTTAGTTTTTGTTGAGCTCCGAAGGGCTCGGGTCAATTTCCCCACAGGGCTAGGGGCCGGCTAcccctgcttccttccttccctttctacaGCTTCcctactttccttttctcttccttccatccatcctcaTCCTCCTACCACCCATATCACACTACATAGgtcaccttggacaaatcacaaaGTCCTTGGGCCTTAGTTCCCTCACTTGAAAAATTTGAGTTTGGACTAGATAGACTCTAGGTGCTTGTTGTACACAATAGTATATATAACACAATAGTAGTAAATAACCATAGTaatgtagtgtttgataaatccaaagatcatagctttggggacaaaattcttactatttgacaaaaactgctgggaaaactagagagTAGTATGGCAGAAATAAGATATAGGCCAAtacataccaagataaggtcaaaaagggcacatgatttagacataaagggtgataccataggCTAATTAATCAACCATGGAATAATTtatctgtcaaatctatggataagggaagaattataACCAAACATGAGACAAAAAAGCATTGCAGGATATaaagagataattttgattatattcaatttaagaaattttgcttgaacaaaaccaatacaacaaAGATTAGGAAGAAAGACGAGggctggggatttttaaaaaatagcaagtaTGTCTGATAAAGGCCTactttctcaaacatatagaaaactgagttaaatttatgaCATTCCcctttgataaatggtcaaaggacatgaaaaggcagttttcagatgaagaattcaaagctatatatatagtcatgaaaaaatgctagaaatatctctattagagaaatgcaaattaaaataactctgaggtaccactttatacctatcagattggctaatatgacagaaaaggaaaatgataaatgttagaagggatgtaGGAAAACTGGTACACTAATTCACTGATGATGGAGATATAAATGAATCTAATGATTTTGaagatcaatttggaactattcccaaaagaCTTTATAACTGTGCATACGTTTTGAACTGGCAATACAACTACAAGTCTGTAT belongs to Gracilinanus agilis isolate LMUSP501 chromosome 5, AgileGrace, whole genome shotgun sequence and includes:
- the WASHC1 gene encoding WASH complex subunit 1, with translation MTQSHYLEGQAYSVPLIQPDLRREEAIQQVADALQYLQKVSSDIFSRISQRVETSRSQLQVIGERVSLAQAKIEKIKGSKKAIKVFSSAKYPAPDRLQEYNSIFTGAQDPGFQRRIRHKIQSKHRPLDERALQEKLKYFPVCVSTRPQPEDEAEEGLGGLPSNINSLSSLLLFNTTENLYKKYVFLDPLAGAVTKTHVTLGTETEKLFDAPLSISKREQLEQQVAENYFYVPDLGQVPEIDVPSYLPDLPGIADDLMYSADLGPGIAPSAPGTIPELPTFNTELAEPFKPELDGDALVAPPPPPPPPPPPPPAPEVSVSAPPPPPLPQLTSVQPASVDSSSVSPSVPVHVPPKEVVDPSSGRATLLESIRQAGGIGKAKLRSVKERKLEKKKQKEQEQVRATSQGGDLMSDLFNKLVMRRKGISGKGPGASTGEGPGGAFARMSDSIPPLPMLQQPPGEEDEDEWES